In Mucinivorans hirudinis, the DNA window GTGGGCTTCGTCTATGGCATAGAACGAGATTTTCACCTTTCTAAGAAACTCAACATTCTCCTCTTTAGTGAGCGATTCGGGAGCAAAATAGAGCAACTTTGTTTTGCCCGCCAACACATCTTCGCGCACTTTGAGTGCGGCAGATTTGTTGAGTGAGCTATTTAGAAAGTGCGCGACCCCCTCCTCCGTGGAGAAGCCACGCATAGCATCCACCTGATTTTTCATCAGGGCAATCAGCGGAGATATAACAATGGCAAGCCCCTCCATCATCAGAGCGGGCAACTGATAACACAACGACTTTCCGCCACCGGTGGGCATCAGAACAAACGTGTCATTTCCGGCAAGCAGGTTGCGAATGACATCTTCTTGATTTCCTTTGAATTGGTCAAACCCGAAATAACGTTTTAAGCTATCGAACAGAGTGTCACTACCGGCTTCAATGTTCCTTTTTGACATTTTATTGGTATAATAGTTACAATTTGGAAAACTAAAATTAGTAAATTTTTCGTAAATTCCAACCATATTTCACAAAAAAATTAGCAAATCTTTCTAAATCATTGAATATCTACCACAAATAAACATCAATATACATTGCGCGATTTATGGCATTACTGCCTCTGTTTGGTCATCTAAACCGGGTCTACATCAACTACTATTGTCGAGAGAGGACTCTTTGGAAGTTCGCTCACTATTTTTTTTATAAACTCCTTGGCTCGTGCTGTCGACTTTGCGCGCTCTATTCTCAGATAAAATTGGAGGTAATATCGCTCCTGTTGCCGCTCCACAGATGGTTCAAAGGGGGAGGAAAGACGGCTGCCGAAAATTTCACGAAGTTTGGAGTCCAACTCTTGGGTCGTTTGATAGAGAGTGTGGCGGTCAGGATGGGTTATGGTAATGAGGATATTACGCGTAAATGGGGGGTAGTGTAACGCCTCACGCTGTGCGATTTCTATTTCGTAGAATTTACGCGGGTTTTGTTCCGCAACGGCTTTTATTACGGCATCCAGCCTCTTGGTGGTCTGTATTATAACCTCGCCTTCGCTGCTGCCGATTCTATTGGATAGCTGTGTCAGCAGAGTGAAAGCACGCTCGGCATTACGGAAATCGGGTTGCGAGAGCATATTATCGGCATTAGCAATGCCGACAACCGAAATTCTGCGAAAATCCAGACCACGCACAACCATCTGTGTACCAACAATTATGTCGCACGAGGCGGTTGCCACAGCCGCCGCAATCTGCTCGAAAGAGCCGCGTGCTCGGGTCGAGTCATAATCCAATCGCACGACGTTTGCCGCAGGGAAAATTTCCTGCAAACTCTCCTCAATTCGTTCAGTGCCACGTCCTTGGAAAATGATATTAGTAGATTTACACTTTTCGCACCGGTGATTAAAAGTTTTCAGATAGCCGCAATAGTGGCATCGCAGCGTGTTGTCGGCTTTGTGGTAGGTGAGCGAAACGTTGCAATGTTCGCAGGTGGGTATATCGGCGCAATCCGAGCACTCCACCCACATCGAGAAGCCGCGCCGATTCTGAAAGACCAAAGCCTGTTGCCCGCGCTCCAAAGCCTCTTCAATCCTCTTTCTCAGATATTTAGACAACAACTCCTTGCCGCGTTCGAGCACCATAAACTCAACTTTTCTTGGCTCAGACGGTTGATAATAAACCATTTCCCAAAGCCCGCGTGTGGCGTTATAATAACTTTCGACACTCGGTGCTTCGCTCGTGAGTAGCGTTAGTGCCCCCTCTTTAGCCGCCCTCACCAATGCCGCATCGCGGAGATTGAGCCGCGGTGAATTTTCTCTGATTTTATATGCTGCATCCTGCTCCTGTTCAATCACCACCAGACCAAGTTCTTGCATCGGTAGAAATAGTGCTGTCCACGAACCGACTACCGCCCGTGCCTGCCTCACCGAATATAGAAACGTCTGTTGCCGCTGCCGCTCACTTGCAATGAGCGGAGTATAGAGCACCACGCCACCACCCAATATTGCGTTAATCTGCTCATAAAGAGCCTCTGCCGAAAATCCGTCTGGCAGCAAAATAAGTGTCTGACGGCTGTTTTCGGTGATAAGTTTGCAGTAAAGTTCGGTTTTATCGACCTGCTCTCGTTCAAAAAGCAGAACTTTATCATTCTTCTCAAAAGCCTTTTTTACAAGGTCATAGAGCTCATTGGCAGGTTGATTGGCGTTTTGAATAGGTTTGAGTTTTTGATTTTCTGAAACGATTTTTACCAAACCTTTATCTAATAAATTTTTGAGGATAGTTTTTTCTGAAATCTCTTTTTTGCTAAGCGGAGTTTCACTTCCAATAATTTTCCCCAACAAATCTTGCTGCTTCTTTGCCCGCTTAAGATTTTCTAATTCAGCGGTATAGTTCACATTATCGACAGTGGTAACAAAATCCTCTTGCTTGGGACTCAGCGCTCCATCACGGAAAAATTTGGGCATAACAAAACCATACACCACACCAAGTGGA includes these proteins:
- a CDS encoding Helicase PriA essential for oriC/DnaA-independent DNA replication, giving the protein MFYPEILLDLALPATLTYATQQSVAIGARVRVSLNRRMYIGVVVSVSNEQPEFKTLPIEEIIDTEEVFITPEQIELWRWIADYYIVPLGVVYGFVMPKFFRDGALSPKQEDFVTTVDNVNYTAELENLKRAKKQQDLLGKIIGSETPLSKKEISEKTILKNLLDKGLVKIVSENQKLKPIQNANQPANELYDLVKKAFEKNDKVLLFEREQVDKTELYCKLITENSRQTLILLPDGFSAEALYEQINAILGGGVVLYTPLIASERQRQQTFLYSVRQARAVVGSWTALFLPMQELGLVVIEQEQDAAYKIRENSPRLNLRDAALVRAAKEGALTLLTSEAPSVESYYNATRGLWEMVYYQPSEPRKVEFMVLERGKELLSKYLRKRIEEALERGQQALVFQNRRGFSMWVECSDCADIPTCEHCNVSLTYHKADNTLRCHYCGYLKTFNHRCEKCKSTNIIFQGRGTERIEESLQEIFPAANVVRLDYDSTRARGSFEQIAAAVATASCDIIVGTQMVVRGLDFRRISVVGIANADNMLSQPDFRNAERAFTLLTQLSNRIGSSEGEVIIQTTKRLDAVIKAVAEQNPRKFYEIEIAQREALHYPPFTRNILITITHPDRHTLYQTTQELDSKLREIFGSRLSSPFEPSVERQQERYYLQFYLRIERAKSTARAKEFIKKIVSELPKSPLSTIVVDVDPV